The Erigeron canadensis isolate Cc75 chromosome 1, C_canadensis_v1, whole genome shotgun sequence genome segment ACACTCGATGCTCTTATGCCTAAGGCCCTAAACCActtgattttataaatatagatgttttactttaaaaaaaaaaaaaaaaaaactatgcaaATTGTGAGACAGTAGTATGACAGAAAAAGAAATGAGCACAAGAGGGGTTGAACATAAACCAACCATCTATGTAGGTAAAGACTCATGAAAGATTAAAAGACTGCCTGGGCCTATTCAAATAACTAAACCTGTCAAAAGTAGACCATATCTGTTTATGTGATTGTTGTTTCTTTTCATAAATGTAACCAACCCCGATGTAGATATCCAAAACAAAACTTATTCTGACAAAGATTTTTTACGTGCCCTGTCTTCCCAAACaggttttttaatattaaaccTCATTAATGtctgttttcttttttccttttgtatCTGCTTATTCCGTACATATACTCTGTTTGAAATTATGATTCCTTACCAGCTTTTATCAATACCCATTTCTTCTCCACAAAATTCATTTGGATTTTTTCTTCAAGTTTATTTTCTTTCCATTGGTGAGTCATTTTACCTTATTTTTATtacgttttattttattttgttactgAACTATATGCTTATGAACTTGTTGAGTTTCTGGTTACACTtttaagatattatatatagcCTAGTCGTGACAATCCCTTCATAGAAGGACTGTAATGGGAATCTTGCAATGAGGGATTTGTCTTGGGGAGATCGACGTCCAAGTCTTAATAATTATCGGGTTTTACCATTAATTCCTCGCCATGCCTATGGGCGGGCGGGCTAATGGGTTACCGGATCGTGGGACTAACGGGACTTGGCTCAATGGCTCTTTCTGAGTGGGTTGGGGCAGCCGGCGGTAGCCTTTAGCCATTGGGTTACCCCGGATGGAGTTTTGGctataaagtataaactatAAAGTGTTTAGTGGCGGTTAAAAAAGAAGGTAGCCTAGTTGTGGAAATACCCAGTTAGGTCATGTACATAGTCAAAAACTTGTCTTGTTTGTTTCATATAGTGATTAGATATAAAGAGAACATTTCTGGTATGGTATTAATGGCATTTTGTGTTTGATCTGATAAAAAGTTCATCGgaacaaaataatgaaatatgttTCTAAagttattttctaatttttatgtTTAGTATGCAGGCAGCCACAATGTCGTCATGCCAGAACCCAAGTAACTTCTACGTATTCATCACCTCCAGTACCTCTTCGCAAGCAGCCTTGTGAGTTCCCTTTCTTTTTTACCCTCTTCGCCATCTTCCAAATTTTGACATTTAAAGCCGGCATAACTATCTGGAACTAAACTGTTTATCTTGACTAATTGTGAGCTTATCCCTTTGCTTTCTATAGACAATGCTAACAACGTAGTTCTTTACTTAAAGTTGTCAAGCCAACGATTATGAAGTCTATCTTATGCTTAACAATACATGTCTATTATGAACAGATAGTTCCCATCGACTTTACCAAAGAACATGTGAAGCAGATCTTGTTGACTGTTTCAGATAACAAGACTTGGCCTATGCATTGGATGCTGTCTGACAACGGCAGGTTGACGCTCCAAAAGGGTTGGGCGGAATTTGCAGAGCATTATTGCATAAAGACTGGACACTTGCTGCTCTTCATCTATCAGGGAGGTTTCACTTTTCATGTTAGAATATGTGATCTGAGCAGTTGTAAGATAAATTATGAGTGCTTTCCACAGGGAATCAATCAATCTGTGTGCATGACAGAAAAAGCGGTCTCAAAAACATCAGGATTGGTAATGCTTCCCAATTtgaatcatttcatatcatatcattctgtagttgttttaatatatgttgtagatgttaatatatcatatatgtatgaaCTTGCTATGTATCACCCAAATCAAACATTTAAGATCTAAATAAACTAATCTTTTATTTCCCTCATAGTCTGCCTCTGTGATGCCATTATGCTGGAAGCCAAGTAACTTCTACGTATACATCACCTACGACAGCCTTTACCCAAGCAGCCTTGTGAGTTCCTTTTCTCTTTTACTCTCTTCACTATATCCTTAAATTTTCCacattttatatcattaa includes the following:
- the LOC122595809 gene encoding B3 domain-containing protein REM9-like; translation: MGYRIVGLTGLGSMALSEWVGAAGVCRQPQCRHARTQVTSTYSSPPVPLRKQPFPIDFTKEHVKQILLTVSDNKTWPMHWMLSDNGRLTLQKGWAEFAEHYCIKTGHLLLFIYQGGFTFHVRICDLSSCKINYECFPQGINQSVCMTEKAVSKTSGLSASVMPLCWKPSNFYVYITYDSLYPSSLRMPMEFTSKHGEHILSANVSLIVSNGETWRMDWMISGNGQLWLQKGWPNFKKHYDIKIGHLLFFSYQGNSTFHVQIFDGSNCEINYLLQEIDMLC